In the genome of Dasypus novemcinctus isolate mDasNov1 chromosome 30, mDasNov1.1.hap2, whole genome shotgun sequence, one region contains:
- the CASP14 gene encoding caspase-14 — MSNPQPLEEEVYDMSGARLALILCVTKAREGSEEDLVALENMFQQLGFESTTKRDPTAQQFQEELDKFQQAMDARTDPISCGFVVLMAHGREGLLKGEDEQMVKLENLFEVLNNKNCLALRAKPKVYIVQACRGDQKDPGEIIPGDDILMVSEDNAETIPTYTDILHVYATVEGYIAYRHDQEGSCFIQILVDVFTKKKGPILELLTEVVRRMAEKELVQGGKMRKVNPEIQSTLRKRLYLQ; from the exons ATGAGCAACCCTCAGCCTTTGGAGGAG GAGGTATATGATATGTCAGGTGCCCGGTTGGCTCTTATACTGTGTGTCACCAAAGCCCGAGAAGGTTCAGAGGAGGACCTGGTTGCCTTGGAGAACATGTTCCAACAGCTGGGATTTGAAAGCACCACAAAGAGAGACCCTACTGCCCAG CAATTCCAGGAAGAGTTGGATAAATTCCAGCAGGCCATGGATGCCCGGACAGACCCCATCAGCTGTGGCTTCGTGGTGCTCATGGCACATGGGAGAGAAGGCCTCCTGAAGGGGGAGGATGAGCAGATGGTCAAGCTGGAGAACCTCTTCGAGGTCCTGAACAACAAGAACTGCCTGGCATTGAGAGCCAAGCCTAAAGTGTACATCGTGCAGGCCTGTCGAGGAG ACCAAAAGGACCCTGGAGAAATAATCCCTGGTGATGATATACTAATGGTCTCAGAAGACAACGCCGAAACCATCCCAACCTACACAGATATCCTGCACGTCTACGCCACAGTGGAGG GGTACATTGCCTACAGACATGACCAGGAGGGCTCCTGTTTCATCCAGATCCTGGTTGATGTTTTCACTAAAAAAAAAGGACCCATCCTGGAGCTTCTGACAGAG GTAGTCCGGCGAATGGCAGAAAAAGAGCTGGTTCAAGGAGGGAAAATGAGGAAAGTGAATCCAGAAATCCAAAGCACCCTCCGGAAGCGGCTCTATCTGCAGTAG